One part of the Magallana gigas chromosome 5, xbMagGiga1.1, whole genome shotgun sequence genome encodes these proteins:
- the LOC105343223 gene encoding heavy metal-binding protein HIP: protein MNNIGLFVVLCLWVAYGQESCDRKEMEDTICSLCSQRKESQSGHQIAFFSYMSKNIPIKSITKHKTLVYDMVETNAGHGYDVNSGKFTAPESGLYVFHTTTTSYDRSHSSIEVVKNGKVKDVAWADSMSHDDRAVASTMTILNLTKGDIVQIRVGEAYAGNYLESNQYTRMSFSGFKLS, encoded by the exons ATGAACAACATCGGTCTTTTCGTTGTTCTCTGTCTTTGGGTTGCGTATGGCCAGGAATCATGTGACCGGAAGGAAATGGAAGACACAATTTGCAGTCTTTGTTCTCAGAGAAAAGAAAGTCAGTCAG GTCATCAAATTGCCTTTTTTTCATACATGTCCAAGAATATTCCAATCAAAAGCATCACCAAACATAAGACTCTGGTCTATGATATGGTTGAAACCAACGCCGGACATGGATACGATGTAAACTCTGGCAAATTCACGGCTCCGGAGAGCGGACTTTACGTGTTTCATACAACTACGACTTCTTACGACAGATCCCACAGTTCAATAGAGGTTGTAAAAAATGGCAAGGTGAAAGATGTAGCATGGGCTGACTCCATGAGTCATGATGATAGGGCAGTCGCCTCTACTATGACTATTCTAAATTTGACGAAAGGGGATATTGTCCAAATCAGAGTGGGAGAAGCATATGCTGGAAATTATCTGGAGAGTAATCAATACACCAGAATGAGCTTTTCTGGATTTAAACTGTCCTAA